In a single window of the Gemmatimonadaceae bacterium genome:
- the ppc gene encoding phosphoenolpyruvate carboxylase, with amino-acid sequence MKQAAAAPAEADVRAEDVPLHEDVRRLAASLGNVIRRLEGEAAFETVESLRQACRARRRGEAGAPSLAALLARVDALPLEHAAVTARAFTLFFLLINTAEQVHRVRRARAYRSVEDAEPQSASARWAMRELRNRGHDAAAVARAMSGLDVRPVLTAHPTESTRRTLLALQARVAELLLARDGAPHGERRAIDEALDGEVELLWITAEVRQDRPTVRDEVSTVLWYLETSLLDAAMRAREALLRAFEDELEASGEAVREIVPLRIGNWVGGDRDGNPFVTPDVTIATARRASYAMLGRYAAALADLVERLSVSATIAPPTAAMRASIESDSELLPQVYEANRARNADEPLRLKLSLMAARVKATRRLTAARDAGRATDEPAAYPDAAGLERDLLLVRENLVAAGAEHARRVTIDPLLAMVRAHGLHGYLMDVRDHADVHRAAVDDLAALLSVPPLAGDALRAELTGRRPLVNQHLEVSDDTRRVLETFRAVRDIQDELGEAAASTYVVSMTTEPDDLLRVLLLARETGLADLAAEPPESRLDVVPLFETLADLERAPAIMRALLADPVYRRQLAARGERQEVMIGYSDSGKDAGILASSWALYQVQESLAAVFREAGVELRLFHGRGGSVGRGGGSPVARALAALPPGTVNGRIKITEQGEIISQQFGLLPIAERTMEVMLTGALMQEFNESPGDATADEMAEFRATMTDLAARGLAVYRRFVHEDDALFTLFRTATPIDELADARFGSRPAYRPGAGSGISGIRAIPWGFGWTQIRLMLPGWLGAGSALAHYASTDGGLDVLRRMAARWPFFDDLLSKIEMVCAKADMEIARAYVGTLGGDTTLLSELEREYASAVDAVLRIRDSAELLRDNDVLQSAIALRNPYVDPLSLLQIALLRRKEAMPRDDAARPTVEAALATTVSGIAQGLRNTG; translated from the coding sequence TTGAAGCAAGCGGCCGCGGCTCCGGCTGAAGCCGATGTCCGCGCCGAGGACGTCCCGCTGCACGAGGACGTGCGCCGGCTCGCCGCCTCACTCGGCAACGTCATCCGCCGGCTGGAGGGCGAGGCCGCGTTCGAGACGGTGGAGTCGCTTCGGCAGGCGTGCCGCGCCAGGCGCCGCGGTGAAGCGGGCGCGCCATCGCTCGCCGCGCTCCTGGCCCGGGTGGATGCGCTGCCGCTCGAGCACGCCGCGGTCACGGCGCGCGCGTTCACCTTGTTCTTCCTCCTCATCAACACGGCCGAGCAGGTCCACCGTGTCCGGCGCGCGCGCGCGTACCGGAGCGTCGAGGACGCGGAGCCGCAGAGCGCGTCCGCGCGGTGGGCGATGCGGGAGCTGCGGAACCGCGGCCACGACGCGGCGGCGGTCGCCAGGGCGATGTCCGGGCTGGACGTTCGCCCCGTGCTCACCGCGCATCCCACGGAGTCGACGCGGCGCACGCTGCTCGCGCTCCAGGCGCGGGTGGCGGAGCTGCTGCTCGCGCGCGACGGAGCTCCGCACGGGGAGCGGCGCGCGATCGACGAAGCGCTCGACGGTGAAGTCGAGCTGCTGTGGATCACCGCCGAAGTGCGGCAGGACCGCCCCACCGTGCGGGACGAAGTGAGCACGGTGCTCTGGTACCTCGAGACGAGCCTGCTCGACGCCGCGATGCGCGCGCGCGAGGCGTTGCTGCGCGCGTTCGAGGACGAGCTCGAAGCCAGCGGCGAAGCCGTGCGCGAGATCGTCCCCCTGCGGATAGGCAACTGGGTCGGCGGCGACCGGGACGGCAATCCGTTCGTCACTCCCGACGTGACTATCGCGACGGCGCGCCGCGCCAGCTACGCGATGCTCGGGCGTTACGCCGCGGCGCTCGCGGATCTGGTGGAGCGGCTGTCCGTCTCCGCCACGATCGCGCCGCCCACGGCCGCGATGCGCGCGTCCATCGAATCGGACAGCGAGCTCCTCCCGCAGGTGTATGAGGCGAACCGCGCGCGCAACGCCGACGAGCCGCTCCGGCTCAAGCTCTCGCTCATGGCCGCGCGCGTGAAGGCGACCAGGCGGCTGACCGCCGCGCGCGACGCCGGGCGGGCCACCGACGAGCCCGCGGCGTACCCCGACGCCGCCGGGCTGGAGCGGGACCTCCTGCTCGTGCGCGAGAATCTCGTCGCGGCCGGAGCGGAGCACGCCCGACGCGTGACGATCGACCCGCTGCTGGCCATGGTCCGCGCGCACGGACTGCACGGCTACCTCATGGACGTACGCGATCACGCCGACGTACACCGCGCCGCGGTGGACGATCTCGCCGCTTTGCTGAGCGTGCCTCCGCTCGCGGGGGACGCGCTGCGCGCCGAGCTGACGGGCCGGCGACCGCTGGTGAATCAGCACCTCGAGGTGTCGGACGATACGCGGCGCGTGCTCGAGACGTTTCGCGCGGTGCGCGACATCCAGGATGAGCTGGGCGAAGCGGCCGCGAGCACCTACGTCGTGTCCATGACGACGGAGCCCGACGACCTGCTGCGCGTGCTGCTGCTCGCGCGGGAGACGGGGCTCGCCGATCTGGCCGCCGAGCCGCCCGAATCGCGGCTCGACGTCGTGCCGTTGTTCGAGACGCTCGCCGATCTCGAGCGCGCGCCCGCGATCATGCGCGCGCTGCTGGCCGACCCGGTGTATCGCCGGCAGCTCGCCGCGCGCGGCGAGCGGCAGGAGGTGATGATCGGCTACTCGGACTCGGGCAAGGACGCCGGGATCCTCGCGTCGTCGTGGGCGCTGTACCAGGTGCAGGAGTCGCTGGCCGCGGTGTTTCGCGAGGCGGGCGTGGAACTGCGGCTCTTTCATGGACGCGGCGGGAGCGTCGGCCGCGGCGGCGGGTCGCCGGTCGCGCGCGCGCTGGCGGCGCTGCCGCCGGGCACCGTGAACGGCCGCATCAAAATCACGGAGCAGGGCGAGATCATCTCGCAGCAGTTCGGGCTGCTCCCGATCGCCGAGCGGACGATGGAGGTGATGCTCACGGGCGCGCTCATGCAGGAGTTCAATGAATCGCCGGGCGACGCGACCGCGGACGAGATGGCGGAGTTCCGCGCAACCATGACCGACCTCGCGGCGCGCGGCCTCGCGGTGTACCGGCGGTTCGTGCACGAGGACGACGCGCTGTTCACGCTCTTTCGGACGGCGACGCCGATCGACGAGCTGGCCGACGCGCGGTTCGGGTCGCGCCCCGCGTACCGCCCCGGGGCCGGCTCCGGGATCAGCGGGATTCGCGCGATTCCGTGGGGCTTCGGCTGGACGCAGATCCGGCTGATGCTGCCCGGCTGGCTGGGCGCCGGCTCGGCGCTCGCGCATTACGCGTCCACGGACGGCGGGCTGGACGTGCTCCGGCGGATGGCCGCGCGCTGGCCGTTCTTCGACGACCTGCTGAGCAAGATCGAGATGGTGTGCGCCAAAGCCGACATGGAGATCGCGCGCGCTTACGTCGGCACCCTCGGCGGCGACACCACGCTGTTGTCAGAGCTCGAGCGCGAGTACGCGAGCGCGGTGGACGCGGTGCTGCGAATCCGCGACAGCGCCGAGCTGCTGCGCGACAACGACGTGCTGCAGTCGGCGATCGCGCTGCGCAACCCGTACGTGGACCCGCTCTCGCTGCTGCAAATCGCGCTGCTGCGCCGGAAGGAAGCGATGCCGCGGGACGACGCTGCCCGGCCGACGGTAGAAGCCGCGCTGGCGACTACCGTGAGCGGTATCGCGCAGGGGCTGAGAAATACCGGCTAG